One Carassius gibelio isolate Cgi1373 ecotype wild population from Czech Republic chromosome A7, carGib1.2-hapl.c, whole genome shotgun sequence DNA window includes the following coding sequences:
- the LOC128017548 gene encoding apolipoprotein L3-like, with product MCCLWKFEALSGTLQQSIKGLNSEFDKKHSGLVRNIKELNDITDELESVHKNTTVGSLVGSTLGATGGITALVGLALAPFTFGGSLAVSAIGAVVGISGGVTGAACNITNMIKQKNLRETIMKIVEDFQNTLNPIIKHLSTISNTIEELQQVEQMFSVENKAIMTSVRSVKTISSITKLLTILKTAEIGRTAAKAATVLKMVGKISGTVSALFLVLDVVGIVYDSIEISEMNQPAQKRNAEEIKSETLKFIHKMRETAAQFQETLDAIKSARENINRELQICF from the exons ATGTGTTGTTTGTG GAAATTTGAAGCTCTTAGTGGGACACTGCAACAAAGCATCAAGGGACTGAACTCCGAATTTGACAAAAAACATTCAGGTCTCGTCAGAAATATAAAGGAACTGAATGACATCACTGATGAACTTGAATCTGTCCACAAGAACACTACAGTGGGCAGTTTGGTAGGATCGACATTAGGAGCCACTGGAGGAATCACAGCACTAGTGGGTCTGGCTTTAGCACCGTTCACATTTGGCGGTTCTTTAGCTGTTTCTGCTATTGGTGCTGTTGTTGGAATATCTGGAGGAGTAACAGGTGCAGCATGTAACATCACTAACATGATCAAGCAGAAAAACCTTCGTGAGACTATTATGAAGATCGTCGAAGACTTCCAGAACACACTCAACCCCATAATTAAGCATCTGAGTACAATTTCTAACACCATAGAAGAGCTTCAGCAGGTGGAGCAGATGTTTTCTGTTGAAAATAAGGCAATAATGACAAGCGTGAGATCTGTAAAAACCATTTCGAGCATTACAAAACTTTTAACAATACTTAAAACTGCTGAAATTGGGAGAACAGCTGCAAAAGCTGCCACAGTTCTCAAAATGGTTGGGAAAATATCTGGCACAGTCTCAGCTCTGTTTCTTGTTCTTGATGTTGTTGGTATTGTTTATGATTCGATTGAGATCTCTGAAATGAATCAACCGGCACAAAAGAGAAATGCAGAAGAAATCAAATCAGAAACTCTGAAATTTATTCATAAGATGAGAGAAACTGCAGCTCAATTCCAGGAGACTCTGGATGCAATTAAAAGTGCCAGAGAAAATATTAACAGAGAGTTACAAATCTGTTTTTAA